From Astyanax mexicanus isolate ESR-SI-001 chromosome 16, AstMex3_surface, whole genome shotgun sequence, one genomic window encodes:
- the LOC103042854 gene encoding lipoprotein lipase: MRFWPLEILVLVVTGSSVLCESSLEGELPTSLRDNFLEPISWSLFHQREANNVHAKFSLRKPSLPDDDICYIVPGEEETLGNCNFNNTAKTFLVIHGWTVSGLFESWVAKMVAALYGREKDANVIVVDWLNTAQDHYIVAAQNTQKVGQEVGRFIDWMEDKANIPLEKLHLIGYSLGAHVAGFAGSHATNKVGRITGLDPAGPDFEGVHAHERLSPDDAHFVDVLHTFSRGSLGLSIGIEQPIGHVDIYPNGGSFQPGCNLRGALEKLANLGLIAMNEAIKCEHERSVHLFIDSLLNGEEPSKAYTCGSSDMFERGMCLSCRKNRCSIMGYDMKKVRKARSVKMFTKTRASMPFRVHHYQLKIHFTGQKKQTEIDPTVMASLYGTNGSVENLHLKVDGKITPNKTHSFLLVTEEDIGDLLMLKLRVEDSSNWSASSLFGMVQSWWNGESSDSEPQIQRIRIRIGETQKKMVFCLKFYQKANLSHEATFVKCKESWRKSSKRTRGRSIEDTEVPIYR, encoded by the exons ATGAGATTTTGGCCACTTGAAATCCTCGTCCTGGTGGTGACAGGGTCCTCAGTGCTCTGCGAATCTTCTCTGGAGGGAGAGCTGCCCACCTCACTGCGGG ATAATTTCCTGGAACCTATTTCCTGGAGTCTATTTCACCAGAGGGAAGCCAACAATGTTCATGCCAAGTTCTCCCTGAGGAAACCGTCGTTGCCAGACGATGATATTTGCTATATTGTGCCCGGTGAAGAAGAGACCTTGGGCAACTGCAATTTCAACAACACAGCCAAAACATTCCTGGTGATACATGGCTGGACG GTAAGTGGACTGTTTGAAAGCTGGGTTGCTAAAATGGTAGCAGCTCTGTACGGCCGAGAAAAAGATGCCAATGTAATTGTGGTAGACTGGCTGAACACAGCTCAGGACCACTACATTGTGGCAGCACAAAACACGCAGAAGGTCGGGCAGGAGGTTGGACGTTTCATAGACTGGATGGAG GACAAAGCAAACATTCCACTGGAGAAACTTCATCTTATTGGCTACAGTCTTGGTGCACATGTTGCTGGATTTGCAGGTAGCCATGCCACCAACAAGGTCGGACGAATAACAG GTCTTGATCCAGCAGGCCCCGACTTTGAAGGAGTTCATGCACATGAACGTCTTTCTCCAGATGATGCCCATTTTGTAGATGTTCTCCATACCTTCTCTAGAGGATCCCTGGGGCTCAGCATTGGTATTGAGCAGCCGATTGGCCATGTGGACATTTACCCCAATGGAGGAAGCTTCCAGCCTGGTTGTAATCTGAGAGGAGCCCTGGAGAAGTTAGCTAATTTGGGATTAATTG CAATGAATGAAGCCATCAAGTGTGAGCACGAGAGGTCTGTGCACCTGTTCATTGACTCCCTGCTGAATGGAGAGGAGCCCAGCAAGGCCTACACCTGCGGGAGCAGTGACATGTTCGAGCGTGGCATGTGCCTCAGCTGCCGCAAGAACCGCTGCAGCATCATGGGCTACGACATGAAGAAGGTCCGCAAAGCTCGCAgcgtcaaaatgttcaccaagaCTCGAGCCTCCATGCCGTTCAGAG TTCATCACTATCAGCTGAAGATCCACTTCACCGGCcagaaaaaacaaacagagatagaTCCCACAGTGATGGCGTCCCTTTATGGCACCAATGGCTCAGTGGAGAACCTTCATCTTAAAGT GGATGGCAAAATCACCCCAAACAAGACACACTCCTTTCTCCTGgttactgaggaggatattgGTGATCTTCTAATGCTGAAATTGAGAGTGGAGGACTCCAGTAACTGGTCTGCCTCTTCATTGTTCGGCATGGTGCAGTCCTGGTGGAATGGAGAGTCTTCTGACTCTGAACCTCAAATTCAGAGAATTCGCATTCGGATCGGAGAAACACAGAAaaa GATGGTATTTTGTTTGAAATTTTACCAAAAAGCAAATCTTTCTCATGAGGCGACGTTTGTGAAATGCAAAGAATCGTGGAGAAAATCATCTAAAAG GACCAGGGGGAGATCCATTGAGGACACAGAAGTTCCTATCTACAGATAA
- the lpl gene encoding lipoprotein lipase, with product MGPDSALLLVIWMHCASFFCSFATTVEPTVEPATETATLSNITANSTEWMVDFTDIESKFALRTSDEPEDDLCYIVPGQRQTIKECDFNPNEKTFVVIHGWTVTGMYESWVPKLVTALLEREPTANVIVVDWLVRAQQHYPTSAAYTKLVGRDVAKFVNWLQVEIEYPWEKLHLLGYSLGAHVAGIAGLLMKDKVNRITGLDPAGPTFEYADAQSTLSPDDALFVDVLHTNTRGSPDRSIGIQRPVGHVDIYPNGGTFQPGCDLQNTMMMVATTGLRNMDQIVKCSHERSIHLFIDSLVNAEQPSMAFRCSSKEIFNKGVCLSCRKNRCSKAGYDVTKVRSRRSSKMYMKTRDMMPYKVFHYQVKVHFFSKNKLSYTDQPMKISLYGYAGEKENIPYVMPTLSSNSTVSFLLTTDVDIGELVMVKIVWEKDTLISWPWWNPDTFHIRRLRVKSGETQSRVIFIAKEGEFSYLARGGDAAVFVKDKEAQSSQKNAKLHKLKMFGSSFKKSIE from the exons ATGGGGCCAGACAGCGCTTTACTGCTCGTTATTTGGATGCATTGCGCGAGCTTTTTCTGCAGCTTCGCAACTACAGTGGAGCCAACTGTTGAGCCAGCCACTGAAACAGCCACTCTCA GCAACATTACAGCAAATTCTACAGAATGGATGGTGGACTTTACCGACATCGAATCGAAGTTTGCTCTGAGAACCAGCGATGAACCCGAAGATGACCTGTGCTACATAGTTCCGGGCCAGCGGCAAACCATTAAAGAATGTGATTTTAATCCCAATGAGAAGACGTTTGTGGTCATTCATGGATGGACG GTCACTGGAATGTACGAGAGCTGGGTGCCTAAGCTGGTCACGGCGCTGTTGGAACGCGAGCCAACAGCCAACGTGATCGTAGTAGACTGGCTGGTCCGAGCTCAGCAACACTACCCAACCTCAGCCGCATACACCAAACTGGTGGGCCGGGATGTGGCCAAGTTCGTCAACTGGTTACAG GTAGAAATTGAGTACCCATGGGAGAAGCTCCACCTTTTGGGCTACAGTCTGGGTGCCCACGTTGCTGGTATTGCTGGACTTCTCATGAAAGACAAAGTGAACAGAATCACTG GTTTGGATCCAGCTGGCCCAACCTTTGAATACGCAGACGCCCAGAGCACGCTTTCACCTGACGACGCCCTGTTTGTGGACGTGCTGCACACCAACACCCGCGGCTCTCCTGACCGTAGCATCGGCATCCAGAGACCTGTGGGGCATGTGGATATCTACCCCAATGGAGGAACCTTCCAGCCTGGGTGTGATCTGCAGAACACCATGATGATGGTGGCCACCACGGGCTTGAGAA ACATGGACCAGATTGTGAAGTGTTCCCACGAGCGCTCCATCCACCTTTTTATCGACTCGCTGGTCAACGCAGAGCAGCCAAGCATGGCCTTCCGGTGTAGCTCCAAAGAGATCTTCAACAAGGGGGTGTGCCTCAGCTGCCGCAAGAACCGCTGCAGCAAGGCAGGCTACGACGTGACCAAGGTGCGCAGCCGCAGAAGCAGCAAGATGTACATGAAGACCAGAGACATGATGCCATACAAAG TGTTCCACTACCAAGTGAAGGTCCATTTCTTCAGCAAGAACAAGCTGAGCTACACCGACCAGCCCATGAAGATTTCCCTGTACGGATACGCTGGAGAGAAGGAAAATATTCCCTATGTTAT GCCTACTCTGAGCAGCAACTCTACTGTATCCTTCCTGCTGACCACTGATGTGGACATTGGGGAACTGGTGATGGTGAAGATTGTTTGGGAGAAGGACACGCTCATCAGCTGGCCCTGGTGGAATCCAGACACCTTCCATATCCGCAGGCTACGCGTCAAATCCGGAGAAACGCAATCCAG AGTGATCTTCATTGCTAAAGAAGGGGAGTTCTCCTACCTCGCCCGTGGTGGGGATGCTGCTGTGTTCGTGAAGGACAAAGAGGCCCAGTCAAGCCAGAAAAATGCAAA GTTACACAAGCTGAAGATGTTCGGCAGCTCGTTCAAGAAGAGCATAGAATAA